One window of the Syngnathus typhle isolate RoL2023-S1 ecotype Sweden linkage group LG21, RoL_Styp_1.0, whole genome shotgun sequence genome contains the following:
- the utp20 gene encoding small subunit processome component 20 homolog — MKIKSKSAYHKSENTFKFLTFAERLSNVNINVTHRIDRTGSYAEEVETYFFEGLTKWKDLNLTENFTTFLKEVTNKCQSFNLLVFHQKSIVESLKKHLTIKSSLAYQPLLDLVVRLARDLQTDFYPHFPDFFTLITAMLDTQDTEVLEWVFTCLSYLYKYLWRLMVKDMDNIYSLYSTLLEHKKEHIRRFAAESFAFLMRKVPDLDALLTVVFSDLEQNPDKAEGAGQLLFEMCKGVRHMFHSCAATALPTAWRKIGPATNQGAPLPWDLVQDALDHTAQTAASHVDKEHFLVFWESLQAAVDEVFSLLEAKGEEAGAAGEQLQRLLYVLHTVVSHKDGAKITKPEAVCQTVLRLVQSSELSTPNSRLLLQIISSLLLGENVKLPDALVQEIIHKVFDSSLGEDLILEFTKEMFTMKQFEQLFLPTLLRFSAGLFACGDPVSRHRALDVLVNLILAKAPPPSDGAMALETYPLLFTGQTAGLFSKQGEPEQRAVPELVLSLIALPEQQNGPIADLSLPWSALVLLPHLRPLVPANVFPAVTAFLNHLLREIEMENLGKAALFVATQALSCLLTLDGSAHLLSLVPVEKLTAILRKFPTELSALLLGDLYYTRLSLSGASEHLSHDALLDLYQILHGNVSSNVSKMRLLTLRILSLFEPNLPASGEPDESAEAQPVFAVCLQAELVAASLQDYREKLLHLRKLRHDLVQRSLPQGPPGTFQQVPLRYLLAMLFVNFKPLWDAVIELLGSHARGMDNKNFWMVYHEHLEKVAGLAEKELQESSSSDDDDEAQDTDIQAGPGCDVIESGELGVLFLQQLKSAAEPNERTDFSNFRGLMWRAMTQFPDRVEPRSRELTPLLLRFIRNEFYLADMLMAPTQDLRKKDTVPEAGTMTAEDEGEEEEEEEERGKRQTPPRRAAAKQLIAHLNVFAKFTNPRSLFMESSLRELYHQLLCHQDQQIQRAALQCVLTYKDPYAVPYKENLEKLLDDKHFKEEIVHFNISEETGVVDASHRDGLIPLLMRILFGRLRSKGSSRFQSKASASTRSSIILRFLAGCQEAELGMFVDLLLEPVRHYSNGSCRDAVQRAMEEMDVGAVLPLGRQHSLLNIINVVIQKLGHLIEVHLPKVLQILLCVTASVSVALDIREQLRPGCISPLKNLRRLGILRIQDFFDNFDTFSFSADQLDGVFMAVVWPQVHRLPTESPYSPTPLLKLIHVWCKHARYFPLLSNQRPDHPECDVLLNVFGLLSAKNISIATLSVVMDIADSLATTQDFVATETEAELSVGGSVFPQPDEGTLAAASLTQGSRLLLPHITTLLDYLSRVVRNTDRLKKKKLRPHVSKELNILSKISRFVRDKEQSSMLIELLLPYLLRGKNSQETELDILATVQNLLQQCLKPSAFLQPLTKLFSVIHNKDPRKALACVFHTLSDMDPSLSYIADVATKLNAFDSRHLDEVHFDVRLTAFQGAIKRIREMKTLDLNYINALMHNCFHTYEIEDMSLGDNATLCLSAIIIQIAALGAGEKIYKDIVQHTILDAIHRGLQNKKESVQHEYTNVLACLVKTFPTRKEFQDMVQLTDYNDPESDFFEHMKHIQIHRRGRALRKLAKQLTEGSVVLSPRSLQNYIMPYALTVLTDEKLLQRENMTTACVDIVAAVCRRLTWSKYLYYLKHFVHVLQTSKVEQKLAVNLLVKILEAFHFDRETLTREMEAAKAREDATMDGEEEAAAEPSVKSGGGEAMEIDEKAKAEKPPAPPKPVAVSCGLPQSASQLEVLLSTIQESVTSSVLPRLHKCLNAKVKRDDEHKAVKSKQVKEEEVARIPIAFAMVKVMQTLPPQIMESNLPGILIKLCVILRNRFQEVRDVARATLVKIIETLGYRYLRYLLKEMQGILVKGYQVHVLTFTVYQLLLALSPSLKSGDLDPCMGMLIKIFNHELFGEVAEEKEVKGIVSKLMEARHSKSMDSYKILAQFCSKESITMIVLPLKEILEDSKSLKVSNRVAAILRRLVLGLLENTGMGASDILLLSHSLISQSLPLLTRKDKNKASARPPPDPRLPPPSCLLLPPTPKRGGVKAPVSRRTNMHILVEAGLKLLHLSLKKAKVTSSMESALEMLDPFVTMLLECLNSMHVKVITEALVAFTWVLKFPLPAVAKNVNQLTKQLFVLLKDYSKAGAARGENYLLVQECFKTITILVKNVNNSKISEVQLQVLLGYAEEDIYDQSRRATAFGLLKALLSRKLIVPEMQQLMMKVAQLSINGSNSMIRVHCRQIYLKYLLDYPIGKKLQDHMDFIVSQLTYDHDTGRESALEMLAFIFQTFPEKLLTKFNKLFFAPLALVVVNDDSTRCKKMAAVAIKALLAKLNANERNTLFSLVRSWLDEEKVSLKRLGAQLCGLFVEVEEDEFAKRLDNLLPLLAKELDPDKYDDIEEEEDERAADRLLFTYLTLVTKLIQHCGFLDLTKPRDTLVQIWGHVEAHLRYPHCWVWLTASQVFGQLFAARQAEELAAAWKEKKGGQSQPKVATAFITSNLDKRMRELALSFCHQLQSKFLDTASGEQVIKNLLFVGKVIYLLSPESDIGSPEEEMEEDGNEEEEEEDDNKDNKPPSLLWLIKKLSLMAKREAANNPKIPLKRTCVFKFLGAIAMDLGKERLGPYLTTVIAPLYRELESTYAEQDPTLKNLAQELIELMKKQTGLETFSLAFTAVQRQFAVRRTKRKRQRAMQAVTNPDIAAKKKLKKHLNKIEAKKRKIEFLRPGYKAKKHRSHALKDLAMVQ; from the exons ATGAAGATCAAGTCCAAGTCTGCGTATCATAAATCCGAGAACACTTTCAAG TTTCTCACTTTTGCCGAAAGGCTTTCCAATGTCAACATTAACGTCACCCACCGAATTGACAGAACTGGATCCTATGCTGAG GAAGTCGAAACATATTTCTTCGAAGGCCTGACAAAATGGAAAGACCTCAACTTGACAGAAAACTTCA cTACGTTCTTAAAGGAGGTCACAAACAAGTGTCAGTCGTTCAACCTGCTAGTTTTCCATCAGAAGTCTATTGTGGAGAGTCTGAAGAAACATCTGACAATCAAGAGCAGTCTGGCCTACCAACCATTGCTAGA CCTGGTGGTGCGGTTGGCCCGAGACCTACAAACGGATTTCTACCCTCACTTCCCGGATTTCTTCACGCTAATCACCGCAATGTTGGATACTCAAGACACAGAGGTCCTGGAATGGGTTTTTACCTGCCTCTCCTACCTGTACAAGTACCTGTGGAGGTTGATGGTGAAAGACATGGACAACATCTACAGTTTGTACAGCACGCTTTTGGAGCACAAGAAGGAGCACATTCGCAGGTTCGCGGCGGAGAGTTTTGCATTTCTGATGAGAAAG GTTCCGGATCTGGACGCCTTGCTGACTGTGGTGTTCTCAGACTTAGAGCAGAACCCGGACAAGGCGGAAGGCGCCGGCCAGCTGCTGTTTGAGATGTGCAAAGGCGTCCGGCACATGTTTCACTCCTGCGCTGCAACC GCGCTCCCGACTGCTTGGCGGAAGATCGGGCCAGCAACCAATCAGGGGGCTCCTTTACCGTGGGACCTCGTGCAGGACGCCTTAGATCACACGGCTCAAACTGCAGCCAGTCATGTGGACAAAGAGCACTTTTTGGTTTTTTGGGAGTccctccag GCTGCCGTGGACGAGGTTTTCAGTCTTTTGGAGGCCAAAGGAGAAGAGGCCGGAGCGGCGGGAGAGCAGCTCCAAAGGCTGCTGTATGTCCTCCACACCGTGGTGTCTCACAAGGATGGAGCTAAGATCACAAAGCCGGAGGCCGTCTGCCAG ACCGTATTGCGCCTGGTGCAGAGCTCGGAGCTTTCCACGCCCAATTCGCGACTGCTCCTCCAAATCATCTCCTCCTTGCTCCTCGGGGAGAACGTCAAACTCCCCGACGCTCTCGTCCAGGAGATCATCCACAAG gtgtttgaCAGCTCTTTGGGAGAAGATCTCATTTTGGAGTTCACCAAGGAGATGTTCACCATGAAGCAGTTTGAGCAA CTCTTCCTGCCCACCCTCCTGCGCTTCAGCGCCGGCTTGTTTGCCTGCGGCGATCCCGTGTCCCGCCATCGGGCCCTGGATGTTCTCGTCAACCTGATCCTGGCCAAAGCCCCGCCCCCTAGTGACGGCGCCATGGCATTGGAGACCTACCCGCTGCTCTTCACCGGACAGACCGCCGG cctGTTCAGTAAACAAGGAGAACCAGAGCAGCGAGCAGTACCCGAGCTGGTGCTGTCACTCATCGCTTTGCCTGAGCAGCAGAACGGGCCCATCGCCGATCTGTCGCTACCTTGGAGCGCACTCGTGCTGCTGCCGCACCTCAG gccTCTTGTTCCTGCTAATGTCTTCCCTGCCGTCACTGCCTTTTTAAACCACCTTCTACGTGAAATTGAGATGGAAAACTTAGGAAAag CTGCTCTGTTTGTCGCCACGCAAGCGCTAAGCTGCCTCCTCACGCTGGATGGCTCCGCTCACCTGCTCTCTCTGGTCCCTGTGGAGAAACTCACCGCCATCTTGAG GAAATTCCCCACCGAGTTGTCGGCGCTGCTTTTAGGAGACCTCTACTACACCCGCCTGTCTTTGAGCGGCGCTTCCGAGCACCTCTCCCATGACGCGCTTTTAGACCTTTACCAGATCCTGCACGGCAACGTGTCCTCCAACgtatccaag ATGCGTCTGCTGACTCTGAGGATCCTTTCGCTCTTTGAGCCGAACCTTCCTGCCTCGGGCGAG CCCGACGAGAGCGCGGAGGCGCAGCCGGTGTTCGCCGTGTGCCTGCAGGCCGAGCTGGTGGCCGCCTCCCTTCAGGATTACCGGGAGAAGCTGCTGCACTTGCGCAAGCTCCGCCACGACCTCGTGCAGCGCAGCTTGCCGCAGGGCCCGCCCGGCACCTTTCAACAG GTGCCTCTTCGTTACCTCTTAGCAATGCTGTTTGTCAACTTCAAGCCACTGTGGGATGCTGTCATTGAGCTGCTCGG GAGCCACGCCAGGGGGATGGATAATAAAAATTTCTGGATGGTGTACCATGAGCATCTGGAGAAGGTGGCAGGATTAGCCG AAAAAGAACTCCAggagagcagcagcagcgacgacgacgacgaagcGCAAGACACGGACATCCAGGCCGGGCCGGGTTGCGACGTCATCGAAAGCGGCGAATTGGGCGTGCTGTTCCTCCAGCAGCTCAAGTCCGCCGCGGAGCCGAACGAGAGGACGGACTTTTCCAACTTCCGCGGCTTGATGTGGCGCGCCATGACCCAGTTTCCAGACAGGGTGGAGCCGCGGAGCCGGGAGCTAACCCCTCTGCTCCTGAGGTTCATCAG GAACGAGTTTTACCTGGCTGACATGCTGATGGCACCGACTCAGGACCTGAGGAAAAAGGACACTGTCCCAGAGGCGGGCACAATGACGGCGGAGGacgaaggggaggaggaagaagaggaagaggagagaggCAAACGACAgacgccaccacggagagcagcTGCAAA acaACTTATCGCCCACCTGAACGTTTTTGCCAAATTCACCAACCCTCGCTCGCTCTTCATGGAGAGCAGTCTGAGAGAACTCTACCACCAA CTCCTCTGCCATCAGGACCAGCAAATCCAGCGAGCGGCCCTCCAGTGTGTTCTTACGTACAAAGACCCCTACGCAGTCCCGTACAa GGAGAATCTGGAGAAGCTGTTAGACGACAAGCATTTCAAAGAAGAAATTGTCCATTTTAATATTTCCGAGGAGACAGGAGTCGTGGATGCTTCACACAGAGACGGACTCATTCCGTTACTCatgag GATCTTGTTCGGCCGTCTGCGGAGTAAAGGCAGCAGCCGCTTCCAGAGCAAGGCCAGCGCCTCCACGCGCTCGTCCATCATCTTGCGCTTCCTCGCCGGATGCCAGGAGGCGGAGCTTGGCATGTTCGTGGATCTTCTACTGGAGCCCGTCCGCCATTACAGCAACG GTTCCTGTCGGGACGCGGTCCAACGAGCGATGGAAGAGATGGACGTGGGCGCCGTGCTGCCGCTGGGTCGTCAGCACAGCTTGCTGAACATCATCAACGTGGTCATCCAGAAGCTGGGCCACCTCATCGAAGTCCACCTACCCAAAGTGTTGCAGATCCTTCTGTGCGTCACCGCTTCCGTGTCGGTCGCGTTGGACATCAGGGAACAG cTTCGGCCAGGTTGCATCAGTCCTCTGAAGAACCTGAGGCGTCTCGGCATCCTGAGGATCCAGGACTTTTTCGACAACTTTGACACCTTTAGCTTCAGCGCCGATCAGCTGGATGGCGTCTTCATGGCTGTCGTGTGGCCTCAG GTGCATCGCCTCCCAACTGAGAGTCCATACTCGCCCACGCCGCTCCTGAAGCTCATCCATGTGTGGTGCAAACACGCCAG GTACTTTCCACTTTTGTCCAACCAGCGGCCCGACCACCCGGAGTGCGACGTTCTCCTGAACGTGTTCGGCCTCCTCTCGGCCAAGAACATCTCCATCGCCACCCTCTCTGTCGTCATGGACATCGCCGACTCCCTGGCGACCACGCAGGACTTTGTCGCCACGGAGACGGAGGCTGAGCTGAGCGTGGGCGGCAGCGTGTTCCCGCAACCTGACGAAGGCACGCTGGCTGCAG CGTCGTTGACGCAGGGCTCCAGGCTCTTGCTACCTCACATCACCACCCTCCTGGACTACCTCAGCCGCGTGGTCCGCAACACCGACAGGCTCAAGAAGAAGAAATTACGTCCGCACGTGTCCAAGGAACTCAACATCCTCTCCAA GATCAGTCGGTTCGTTCGAGACAAGGAGCAGAGTTCAATGCTCATTGAGCTCTTGCTGCCTTACCTGTTGAGAGGCAAAAACTCTCAG GAGACAGAATTGGACATCCTGGCCACCGTACAGAACTTGCTGCAGCAGTGCCTTAAGCCGTCGGCCTTCCTGCAGCCTCTCACCAAACTCTTCTCCGTCATTCACAACAAGGACCCCAGGAAGGCTCTCGCCTGCGTCTTCCAT ACGTTGTCCGACATGGATCCTTCGCTCAGCTACATCGCCGACGTGGCCACAAAG CTCAACGCCTTCGACAGTCGCCATTTGGACGAGGTTCACTTCGACGTCCGCCTGACGGCGTTCCAAGGGGCCATCAAGCGTATAAGGGAGATGAAGACCCTCGACCTCAACTACATCAACGCCCTCATGCACAACTGCTTCCACACTTACGAG ATCGAGGACATGTCGCTCGGCGACAACGCCACCTTGTGTCTGTCGGCCATAATCATCCAGATAGCAGCACTCGGCGCCGGAGAGAAGATCTACAAGGACATCGTCCAACACACCATCTTGGACGCCATACACAGGGGGCTTCAGAACAAGAAGGAG AGCGTGCAGCACGAATACACCAACGTTCTCGCCTGCCTGGTGAAGACCTTCCCCACGAGGAAAGAGTTCCAAGACATGGTGCAGCTCACCGACTACAACGATCCCGAGTCGGACTTCTTCGAGCACATGAAGCACATTCAG ATCCATCGTCGGGGTCGAGCCCTGAGGAAGTTAGCCAAGCAGCTAACGGAGGGCAGCGTGGTGTTGTCGCCGCGCTCCTTGCAGAATTACATCATGCCGTACGCCTTGACGGTGCTGACGGATGAGAAGTTGCTGCAG CGCGAGAACATGACGACGGCGTGCGTGGACATCGTGGCCGCCGTGTGTCGCCGGCTGACCTGGTCCAAGTACTTGTACTACCTGAAGCATTTCGTTCACGTACTGCAGACGTCGAAGGTCGAGCAGAAGCTGGCTGTGAA CTTGCTGGTCAAAATCCTCGAGGCGTTCCACTTCGACCGAGAGACTCTCACCCGAGAGATGGAAGCTGCGAAAGCCAGAGAAG ATGCAACGATGGACGGCGAGGAAGAAGCTGCGGCCGAACCATCGGTGAAAAGCGGGGGCGGCGAGGCCATGGAAATCGACGAGAAAGCGAAAGCCGAGAAACCGCCGGCGCCTCCCAAACCCGTGGCGGTTTCCTGCGGTCTGCCGCAAAGCGCATCGCAGCTGGAGGTTCTCCTCAGCACCATCCAGGAGAGCGTCACCAGCAGCGTGTTGCCTCGCCTTCATAAATGCCTCAATGCCAAG GTGAAACGTGACGATGAGCACAAAGCGGTGAAGTCAAAGCAGGTGAAGGAAGAAGAAGTGGCACGCATCCCCATCGCCTTCGCCATGGTCAAAGTCATGCAGACGCTTCCTCCGCAAATCATGGAGTCCAACTTGCCCGG GATCCTCATCAAGTTGTGCGTGATACTGAGGAACCGATTCCAAGAGGTGCGCGACGTCGCCAGGGCAACGCTGGTGAAGATCATCGAGACGCTGGGCTATCGCTACCTGCGCTACCTGCTCAAGGAGATGCAGGGGATCCTCGTTAAAGGCTACCAG GTCCACGTTTTGACATTTACAGTCTACCAGCTGCTCTTGGCCCTCAGCCCAAGTCTGAAAAGCGGCGACCTGGACCCGTGCATGGGCATGCTCATCAAA ATCTTCAACCACGAGCTGTTCGGCGAGGTCGCCGAGGAGAAGGAAGTGAAGGGCATCGTCTCTAAGCTGATGGAGGCGCGGCACAGCAAGAGCATGGACTCCTATAAGATTCTGGCCCAGTTCTGCAGCAAGGAGAGCATCACCATGATTGTTCTCCCGTTGAAGGAG ATCCTGGAGGACTCAAAGAGTCTCAAGGTGTCTAACCGTGTGGCGGCGATTCTGCGGCGCCTGGTTCTGGGTCTCCTGGAAAACACAGGCATGGGCGCCTCTGATATTCTCCTCCTGAGCCACAGTCTCATCAGCCAGAGTTTGCCTCTGCTCACCAGGAAAGACAA GAACAAAGCGTCAGCTCGGCCTCCGCCGGACCCTCGCCTGCCCCCTCCTAGCTGCTTACTCCTGCCTCCGACTCCAAAAAGGGGCGGGGTTAAAGCTCCGGTTAGCCGCCGGACCAACATGCACATCCTGGTGGAGGCGGGGCTTAAG CTGCTCCATTTGAGTCTGAAGAAAGCCAAAGTGACATCGAGCATGGAGTCGGCCCTTGAGATGTTGGACCCTTTCGTGACCATGCTCCTGGAATGCCTCAACTCCATGCACGTCAAG GTGATCACGGAAGCGCTGGTGGCGTTCACGTGGGTGCTGAAGTTTCCTCTGCCCGCCGTGGCGAAGAACGTCAATCAGCTGACCAAGCAGCTTTTTGTCCTGCTGAAGGATTACTCCAAGGCGGGAGCGGCGCGAGGGGAGAACTACCTCTTGGTCCAGGAATGCTTCAAG ACCATCACCATCCTGGTGAAAAATGTGAACAACAGCAAGATATCCGAGGTCCAACTCCAGGTTCTGCTGGGGTACGCCGAGGAGGACATCTACGACCAGTCTCGGCGAGCGACTGCCTTCGGCCTTCTGAag GCGCTTCTGTCGCGCAAGCTCATCGTTCCCGAGATGCAGCAGCTCATGATGAAAGTGGCCCAGCTGTCAATCAACGGGAGTAACTCCATGATCCGAGTCCACTGCAGACAG atctaTTTGAAGTATTTGCTGGATTACCCCATTGGGAAGAAGCTGCAGGACCACATGGACTTCATCGTGTCCCAGCTGACGTATGACCACGACACGGGGAGGGAGTCCGCGTTGGAGATGCTCGCCTTCATCTTCCAGACTTTCCCTGAG AAATTACTGACCAAGTTCAACAAGCTCTTCTTCGCCCCGCTGGCGCTGGTCGTGGTCAACGACGACTCCACGCGCTGCAAGAAAATGGCCGCCGTGGCCATCAAAGCCCTCCTGGCCAAGTTGAACGCCAACGAGCGGAACACTCTTTTCTCGCTCGTCAGAAGTTGGCTGGATGAAGAGAAG GTGAGCCTGAAGCGTCTGGGCGCTCAGCTGTGCGGTTTGTTCGTGGAGGTCGAGGAGGACGAATTCGCCAAACGTTTGGACAACCTGCTGCCGCTGTTGGCGAAGGAGCTCGACCCCGACAAATACGACGAC attgaagaggaggaggatgagcgAGCAGCAGACAGGCTCCTGTTCACTTATCTGACGCTTGTCACCAAATTAATCCAACACTGCGGCTTCTTGGACCTCACCAAACCGCGGGACACCCTTGTCCAAATTTGGG gccatgTCGAAGCCCATTTGCGCTACCCTCATTGCTGGGTGTGGCTGACCGCCTCGCAGGTTTTCGGCCAGCTCTTCGCCGCCCGCCAGGCCGAGGAGCTGGCGGCGGCGTGGAAAGAGAAGAAAGGCGGGCAATCGCAGCCTAAAGTAGCCACCGCTTTTATCACGAGCAACTTGGATAAAAGG ATGAGAGAGCTGGCGTTATCCTTCTGCCATCAACTGCAGTCCAAATTCTTAGACACGGCGTCCGGCGAGCAGGTGATCAAAAACCTCCTCTTCGTGGGCAAGGTCATCTATCTCCTCTCACCGGAGTCGGACATCGGCTCTCCTGAGGAGGaaatggaggaggatggaaatgaggaggaggaggaagaggatgacaACAAAGACAATAAACCTCCATCGCTGCTGTGGCTAATAAAGAAGCTATCGCTAATGGCTAAAAGGGAGGCGGCAAACAATCCCAAAATTCCCCTGAAG AGAACCTGTGTTTTTaaattcctgggagcaatcgcAATGGACCTCGGCAAGGAGCGACTCGGTCCCTATTTGACCACCGTCATCGCGCCGCTCTACAGAGAACTGGAGAGCACCTACGCGgagcaag ACCCCACGCTCAAGAACTTGGCTCAGGAGCTGATCGAGCTGATGAAGAAACAAACGGGACTGGAGACGTTCTCGTTGGCGTTCACGGCGGTGCAGAGGCAGTTCGCCGTCAGGCGGACCAAGCGCAAGCGGCAACGAGCGATGCAG GCTGTGACCAACCCCGACATCGCCGCTAAGAAGAAACTGAAGAAGCACCTCAATAAAATTGAGGCCAAAAAGCGCAAGATCGAGTTCCTCCGGCCTGGCTATAAAGCCAAGAAGCACCGTAGCCACGCGCTCAAAGACCTGGCCATGGTGCAGTGA
- the arl1 gene encoding ADP-ribosylation factor-like protein 1, which yields MGGFFSSLFSGLFGTREMRILILGLDGAGKTTILYRLQVGEVVTTIPTIGFNVETVTYKNLKFQVWDLGGQTSIRPYWRCYYSNTDAVIYVVDSSDRDRMGISKSELVAMLEEEELKKAILVVFANKQDMDQAMTPAEVATALGLPALKDRKWQIFKTSATKGTGLDEAMEWLVDSLKSRQ from the exons ATGG GTGGCTTCTTCTCCAGTCTTTTCTCTGGCCTGTTTGGAACCAGGGAGATGAGAATTCTCATCTTAGGTTTGGATGGTGCAGGGAAAACTACTATTCTGTACCGGCTGCAAGTTGGAGAGGTGGTCACCACAATTCCCA CGATCGGCTTTAACGTGGAGACAGTCACATACAAAAATCTAAAGTTCCAAGTGTGGGATCTTGGAGGCCAGACGAGCATCCG GCCATACTGGCGgtgctactactccaacacGGACGCCGTCATCTACGTGGTGGACAGCAGCGACCGTGACCGAATGGGCATCTCGAAGTCGGAGCTTGTGGCCATGTTAGAG GAGGAGGAACTGAAGAAGGCCATCCTGGTGGTGTTTGCCAATAAGCAAGACATGGACCAGGCCATGACGCCGGCGGAGGTGGCCACCGCGCTGGGCCTCCCCGCCCTCAAAGACAGGAAGTGGCAGATCTTCAAAACCTCGGCGACCAAAGGCACAGGCTTAGATGAAGCCATGGagtg GTTGGTGGATTCGCTCAAGAGTCGGCAGTAG
- the LOC133145106 gene encoding DENN domain-containing protein 11-like — MGERSDRAPLLDWEEVPSAEKPTGTDNRERLTSPCGSPASTVPGLGWSGAPGGPDGCGAPPATSITQAGVDGLLRPDAVEHPSDSGPGDVQLEERIVTWEEKDQIVSVFVVAFNTRTGNMLEWCLPKDMDLDGVEFKAIASGSHRVTTDFIYFRKGSYFGLACFANMAVESTAERGARMKSVGILSPSYTLLYRYMSFLEHQVRLQLQSPGHYSPLEAFYEDKRALLLPSGDDIVSLCPISAWGAAINHSMHPEMKITHPAGCMSQFIRFFGEQIMVLWKLALLRRRILIFSPPPVGVVCYRVYCCCCLANISIPGVGVAVPEFRPFFYVNVADISALENELSYVACTTEKIFEEKRDLYDVYVDNQNVKTYREGLKPLLRISTADREKYRKLTEQRKMLLYSQEENGECVSSEEDLFILFFLEQNNRIFQTLSEVAASLDPTLTAENVRAMGLDPHGDRLFLLHLLEIYGFDTLLLSDQLCCS, encoded by the exons ATGGGGGAGCGTTCGGACCGAGCCCCTCTGCTGGACTGGGAGGAGGTTCCGTCCGCGGAGAAGCCCACCGGTACTGACAACCGGGAGCGACTCACAAGTCCCTGTGGCTCCCCGGCTTCCACCGTGCCGGGGCTTGGGTGGAGCGGCGCTCCGGGGGGTCCAGACGGCTGCGGCGCCCCGCCCGCGACCTCCATCACCCAGGCGGGCGTGGATGGATTGCTGCGCCCCGACGCAGTGGAGCATCCCTCGGATTCAGGACCCGGGGATGTGCAGCTGGAAGAACGGATCGTGACGTGGGAGGAAAAGGACCAAATCGTCTCGGTTTTTGTGGTTGCGTTCAACACCAGAACAG GCAACATGCTTGAGTGGTGCCTGCCCAAGGATATGGACCTGGATGGAGTGGAGTTTAAAGCCATCGCCAGCGGCTCCCACCGAGTCACCACAGACTTCAT ATACTTCCGGAAAGGCTCCTACTTCGGCTTGGCCTGCTTTGCCAACATGGCGGTGGAGAGCACGGCGGAGCGCGGCGCCAGGATGAAGTCGGTGGGCATCCTGTCGCCTTCCTACACTTTGCTCTACCGCTACATGAGCTTCTTGGAGCACCAAGTCAG ACTCCAGCTTCAATCCCCGGGCCACTACTCTCCCTTGGAGGCCTTCTACGAGGACAAGAGGGCACTGCTGCTCCCTAGCGGCGATGACATTGTTTCTCTTTGCCCCATCAGTGCCTGGGGGGCCGCCATCAATCACAGCATGCATCCAGAAATGAAG atcACCCACCCGGCTGGCTGCATGTCCCAGTTCATCCGCTTCTTCGGCGAGCAGATCATGGTGTTATGGAAGCTGGCGCTGCTCCGCCGGCGGATCCTCATTTTCTCCCCGCCCCCAGTGGGCGTGGTCTGCTACCGAG TGTACTGCTGCTGTTGCCTGGCAAACATCTCCATCCCCGGGGTGGGTGTGGCCGTGCCCGAGTTCAGGCCATTCTTCTACGTCAACGTGGCCGACATCAGCGCGCTGGAGAACGAGCTCTCCTACGTGGCCT gcaCTACTGAGAAGATCTTTGAGGAGAAGCGAGATCTCTACGACGTCTACGTGGACAACCAGAACGTCAAGACCTACCGAGAAGGTCTCAAGCCATTGCTCCGCATCAGCACCGCCGATCGGGAGAAGTATCGCAAGCTCACCGAGCAGAG GAAGATGCTGCTGTACTCCCAGGAGGAGAACGGGGAATGCGTGTCCAGCGAAGAAGATCTCTTTATTCT GTTTTTCCTGGAGCAGAACAACAGGATTTTCCAGACCCTGAGCGAGGTGGCAGCCAGCTTGGACCCGACGCTGACGGCCGAGAACGTGAGGGCCATGGGCCTGGACCCGCACGGGGACCGGCTCTTCCTACTCCACCTGCTGGAGATCTACGGCTTTGACACGCTGCTGCTGTCCGACCAGCTTTGCTGCAGCTGA